Proteins co-encoded in one Paraburkholderia terrae genomic window:
- a CDS encoding COX15/CtaA family protein, whose protein sequence is MFVLQLGLIGLCIALLPLSYVWVKADDNKFRKLVWVTTFLTLDLVMFGGFTRLTDSGLGCPDWPGCYGTSSPFIAHAAINAAYHAMPSGPVSMTKAWIEMIHRYFAMAIGVLIVAQTVIAWVARIKRRPLHVSPWWPTSLLLLILVQGAFGAWTVTMKLQPVIVTIHLLLGLALLGTLGWLAARQTPLPAHEPEASQWRIAAVFGLALLIVQIALGGWVSTNYAVLACTDFPTCNGQWIPPMDFEHGFHLWRALGMTGDGDMITQDALVAIHWTHRTFAFVVVAYLLWFALKMRRFESLRRPANGVLLVIVIQFITGLSNIVLQWPLPIAVAHNGGAAILLLLLVMLNFRIAYSRPGRAVVHARDAAPA, encoded by the coding sequence ATGTTCGTATTGCAACTGGGACTGATCGGGCTGTGCATTGCGCTGCTGCCGCTGTCGTACGTGTGGGTGAAAGCCGACGACAACAAGTTTCGCAAGCTGGTCTGGGTCACGACCTTCCTGACGCTGGACCTCGTGATGTTCGGCGGCTTCACGCGCCTGACCGATTCGGGCCTCGGCTGTCCGGACTGGCCGGGCTGCTACGGCACGTCGTCGCCGTTCATCGCGCACGCGGCGATCAATGCCGCGTATCACGCGATGCCGTCGGGCCCCGTCAGCATGACGAAGGCATGGATCGAGATGATTCACCGCTACTTCGCGATGGCGATCGGCGTGCTGATCGTCGCGCAGACGGTCATCGCGTGGGTCGCGCGCATCAAGCGCCGTCCGCTGCACGTGTCGCCGTGGTGGCCGACGTCGCTGCTGCTGCTGATCCTCGTGCAGGGCGCGTTCGGCGCATGGACCGTGACGATGAAGCTGCAACCCGTGATCGTGACGATTCACCTGTTGCTCGGGCTCGCGCTGCTCGGCACGCTCGGCTGGCTCGCCGCGCGTCAGACGCCGCTGCCCGCCCATGAACCCGAAGCGTCGCAGTGGCGTATTGCCGCAGTGTTCGGCCTCGCGCTGCTGATCGTGCAAATCGCGCTCGGCGGCTGGGTCAGCACGAACTACGCGGTGCTCGCCTGCACCGATTTCCCGACCTGCAACGGCCAATGGATTCCGCCGATGGACTTCGAGCACGGCTTCCATCTGTGGCGCGCGCTCGGCATGACGGGCGACGGCGACATGATCACGCAGGACGCGCTGGTCGCGATCCATTGGACGCATCGCACGTTCGCCTTTGTCGTGGTCGCGTATCTGCTATGGTTCGCGCTGAAAATGCGCCGCTTCGAGTCGCTGCGGCGGCCCGCAAATGGCGTGCTGCTCGTGATCGTGATCCAGTTCATCACGGGCCTGTCGAACATCGTTTTGCAATGGCCTTTGCCCATTGCCGTCGCCCATAACGGCGGGGCCGCGATCCTGCTGCTCCTGCTCGTTATGCTAAACTTTCGAATCGCTTATAGCCGTCCCGGCCGCGCCGTCGTTCACGCGCGCGACGCCGCGCCAGCGTGA
- the cyoE gene encoding heme o synthase, with product MDSTTLPHSPGSRISQYIALTKPRVTQLAVFCAVIGMFLATPGMVPWTVLIGGAVGIWLLAGAAFAINCLVEQKVDAKMRRTAWRPSARGEITTSQILLFSAVLGGLGMWTLYTFTNALTMWLTIATFVGYAIVYTLLLKPYTPQNIVIGGASGAMPPALGWAAVTGAVPGDAWILVLIIFVWTPPHFWALALYRRKDYENAGLPMLPITHGEQYTRLHILLYTVILFAVTLMPFISGMSGIVYLASAVLLGAVFLAYAWKIYREYSDDLARKTFRYSIVYLSLLFAALLIDHYARALIGA from the coding sequence ATGGACAGCACAACTCTCCCCCATTCGCCCGGTAGCCGGATTTCTCAATACATTGCGCTGACGAAGCCGCGTGTCACGCAGCTCGCCGTGTTTTGCGCAGTGATCGGCATGTTCCTGGCCACGCCCGGCATGGTGCCGTGGACGGTACTGATCGGCGGCGCAGTCGGCATCTGGTTGCTGGCGGGCGCTGCGTTCGCGATCAACTGTCTCGTCGAGCAAAAAGTCGACGCAAAGATGCGCCGCACCGCGTGGCGTCCTTCGGCACGCGGCGAGATCACCACTTCACAGATTCTGCTGTTCTCGGCCGTGCTCGGCGGCCTTGGCATGTGGACGCTCTACACGTTCACCAACGCGCTGACCATGTGGCTCACCATCGCCACGTTCGTCGGCTACGCGATCGTCTACACGCTGCTGCTCAAGCCTTATACGCCGCAGAACATCGTGATCGGCGGTGCATCGGGCGCGATGCCGCCGGCGCTCGGCTGGGCAGCCGTGACGGGCGCCGTGCCAGGCGACGCGTGGATTCTCGTGCTGATCATCTTCGTCTGGACGCCGCCGCATTTCTGGGCGCTCGCGCTGTATCGCCGCAAGGACTACGAAAACGCCGGCCTGCCGATGCTGCCCATCACCCACGGCGAGCAGTACACGCGTCTGCATATCTTGCTGTACACCGTCATTCTGTTCGCGGTCACGCTGATGCCGTTTATCTCGGGCATGAGCGGAATCGTGTATCTGGCGTCGGCGGTTCTGTTGGGTGCCGTGTTCCTCGCGTATGCGTGGAAGATTTATCGGGAATATTCCGACGACCTCGCGCGTAAAACCTTCCGTTACTCGATCGTTTATCTGTCGCTGCTGTTTGCGGCGCTGTTGATCGACCACTATGCGCGTGCCTTGATCGGCGCGTAA
- a CDS encoding SCO family protein, giving the protein MLTKRFARAARVALVACALGGAALMSGCGKEQPAFTNVDITGNKQFGADFSLPDSSGKLRSLADYKGKVVVMFFGYTHCPDVCPTTMAELSQALQQLGPEDAKRVQVLFVTVDPERDTPELLSQYVPAFNPTFVGLRPADQEQLTKVTKDFRVYYAKVPGKTPDSYTMDHTAASYVFDTDGKLRLFARDGQGASPWVHDLKLLLG; this is encoded by the coding sequence ATGCTCACTAAACGTTTCGCGCGCGCGGCGCGCGTTGCTCTCGTTGCGTGCGCGCTCGGCGGCGCGGCGCTGATGTCGGGATGCGGGAAGGAACAGCCCGCGTTCACGAACGTCGATATCACGGGGAACAAGCAGTTCGGCGCCGACTTCTCGCTGCCGGATTCGAGCGGCAAGCTGCGCTCGCTTGCCGACTACAAGGGCAAAGTCGTCGTGATGTTCTTCGGCTATACGCATTGCCCCGACGTCTGCCCGACAACGATGGCCGAGCTTTCGCAGGCGCTCCAGCAACTCGGCCCTGAAGACGCGAAGCGCGTGCAAGTGCTGTTCGTCACCGTCGATCCCGAGCGCGACACGCCTGAACTGTTGTCGCAGTACGTGCCCGCGTTCAATCCGACGTTCGTCGGCCTGCGCCCTGCCGATCAGGAGCAACTGACGAAGGTGACGAAGGACTTCCGCGTCTACTACGCGAAGGTACCGGGCAAGACGCCCGACAGCTACACGATGGATCACACGGCCGCGAGCTACGTGTTCGATACCGACGGCAAGCTGCGACTTTTCGCGCGTGACGGGCAGGGCGCATCGCCGTGGGTTCACGATCTGAAGCTGTTGCTCGGCTGA
- a CDS encoding YciI family protein — MYVVSLSYTASLDRVDDALEAHRAFLTRQFDAGVFIMAGPKVPRDGGVIIAAGIERSRLDEILASDPFAQQKVARYDVTEFKATRMAPGMNLKAPE, encoded by the coding sequence ATGTATGTCGTCTCCCTCAGCTACACGGCATCGCTCGATCGTGTCGACGATGCGCTGGAAGCGCACCGCGCGTTCCTGACGCGTCAGTTCGACGCGGGCGTGTTCATCATGGCAGGGCCGAAGGTGCCGCGCGATGGCGGTGTGATCATCGCGGCGGGTATCGAGCGATCGAGACTCGACGAGATTCTCGCGAGCGATCCATTTGCGCAGCAGAAGGTCGCGCGCTATGACGTGACGGAGTTCAAGGCGACGCGGATGGCGCCGGGCATGAATCTGAAAGCACCGGAGTGA
- a CDS encoding methyl-accepting chemotaxis protein, whose translation MSRMSLNRKLWLSLVLVWLGLLGVGLWSAVETRSTMLDERKAGMVNLVDAAEGVVSGYYALAQAGKMSEADAQREALARLATMRYGESGYLFVMDSKPVVLMHPTLPQMNGKAVGDFKDPDGKLLYVSIVDAAKATGKGFAEYRGRLPHSEEAVPKISYAVRFAPWDWNIVSGVFVRDIDTAYYANLIEHFIVVLVIGAGISFAMLLIIRNVRGSLGGEPQDAARLAARIATGDLTQIVSVRANDSSSMMAAMNEMQSRLQYTIGEIRQSAESIASATQEIAAGNGDLSQRTEQQAASLQETAASMEELTATVKQNADNARQASGLANNASDIATKGNEVVNRVISTMTEINDSSRQISDIIGVIEGIAFQTNILALNAAVEAARAGEQGRGFAVVAGEVRSLAQRSATAAKEIKQLIGASVERVNNGYTLVEQAGTTMSEIMQAVRRVTDIMGEIAAASEEQSSGISQVGRAVTQMDEVTQQNAALVEQAAAAAASLQDQAARLRQTIGAFRVNGGEQMAVAKTVPAAAKKVVNAAAKPVAKPVATAVATATKADPGVREAARPAVKTDASARPVKASSSDDDWTTF comes from the coding sequence ATGAGTAGGATGAGTCTGAACCGCAAGCTGTGGTTATCGCTTGTGCTCGTATGGCTGGGCTTGCTGGGCGTCGGATTGTGGAGCGCGGTGGAAACCCGCTCGACAATGCTCGACGAACGCAAGGCAGGCATGGTGAATCTCGTCGATGCCGCAGAGGGTGTCGTGAGCGGCTACTACGCGCTCGCGCAGGCCGGCAAGATGAGCGAGGCCGATGCGCAGCGCGAAGCGCTCGCGCGTCTCGCGACGATGCGCTACGGTGAGTCCGGTTATCTGTTCGTGATGGATTCGAAGCCCGTCGTACTAATGCATCCGACCTTGCCGCAGATGAACGGCAAAGCGGTGGGCGACTTCAAGGACCCGGATGGCAAGCTGCTGTACGTGTCGATCGTCGATGCGGCGAAGGCGACGGGCAAAGGTTTCGCCGAATATCGCGGACGTCTGCCGCATAGCGAAGAGGCTGTGCCGAAAATCAGCTATGCCGTGCGTTTCGCGCCGTGGGACTGGAACATCGTGAGCGGCGTATTCGTGCGCGATATCGATACCGCTTACTACGCGAACCTGATCGAACATTTCATCGTCGTGCTGGTGATCGGCGCGGGGATTTCGTTCGCGATGCTGCTGATCATCCGCAATGTGCGCGGCAGCCTCGGCGGCGAGCCGCAGGATGCCGCCAGGCTCGCGGCGCGTATCGCGACGGGCGACCTCACGCAGATCGTGTCCGTGCGCGCGAACGATTCGTCGAGCATGATGGCCGCGATGAACGAGATGCAAAGCCGCTTGCAGTACACGATCGGTGAGATTCGTCAGTCGGCGGAGTCGATTGCGTCGGCGACGCAGGAGATCGCGGCGGGCAACGGCGATCTGTCGCAACGCACGGAACAGCAGGCGGCGTCGCTACAGGAAACGGCGGCGAGCATGGAAGAGCTGACGGCGACCGTCAAGCAGAACGCCGACAACGCGCGCCAGGCGAGCGGCCTCGCAAACAACGCGTCGGACATCGCGACGAAGGGCAACGAAGTCGTCAACCGCGTGATCAGCACGATGACGGAGATCAACGACAGCTCGCGGCAGATCTCGGACATCATCGGCGTGATCGAGGGCATCGCGTTCCAGACGAATATTCTCGCGCTGAACGCGGCCGTCGAAGCGGCGCGTGCGGGCGAGCAGGGCCGCGGCTTCGCGGTCGTCGCGGGTGAGGTGCGCAGCCTTGCGCAGCGTTCGGCGACGGCGGCGAAGGAAATCAAGCAACTGATCGGCGCATCGGTGGAGCGCGTCAACAACGGCTACACGCTCGTCGAGCAGGCGGGCACGACGATGAGCGAGATCATGCAGGCAGTGCGCCGCGTGACGGACATCATGGGTGAAATCGCGGCGGCGTCGGAAGAGCAGAGCAGCGGCATTTCGCAGGTAGGACGTGCCGTTACGCAGATGGACGAGGTCACGCAGCAGAACGCGGCGCTCGTCGAGCAGGCTGCGGCCGCTGCTGCATCGCTGCAGGATCAGGCGGCGCGTCTGCGTCAGACGATCGGTGCGTTCCGGGTAAATGGCGGTGAGCAGATGGCCGTTGCGAAGACGGTTCCCGCGGCAGCGAAGAAGGTCGTGAATGCGGCGGCGAAGCCAGTCGCGAAGCCGGTAGCCACCGCAGTTGCGACGGCGACGAAGGCGGACCCCGGTGTGCGCGAGGCCGCGAGACCGGCCGTGAAGACGGACGCGTCGGCGCGTCCGGTTAAGGCGTCGTCATCCGATGACGATTGGACTACCTTCTAA
- a CDS encoding FkbM family methyltransferase has translation MSYPARPIAFVLASTNHGNMIVNRNDFAIKQDGGVFGVGFQLLTASQFDLNEIKLALLILDLRRRHFGDGVVAIDGGANVGVHTIEWSRHMYGWGEVHSFEAQEAVYYALAGNIALNNCMNVRARLAALGESCGEMSVPRPDYTRPASFGSLELRQRENTEAIGQPISYDAQHGVKVPVIDLPSLNLDRLDFLKLDVEGMEVDVLRGARAVLERHRPVMLIEMIKSDRDAIQTFLTELGYRQFDYGIDQLAIHESDPTLQHIHRTENGLVLG, from the coding sequence ATGTCATATCCCGCTCGCCCCATCGCCTTCGTTCTCGCCTCGACCAACCACGGCAATATGATCGTCAATCGCAACGATTTCGCTATCAAACAGGACGGCGGCGTGTTCGGCGTCGGCTTTCAGTTGCTCACGGCATCGCAGTTCGATCTCAACGAAATCAAACTTGCACTCCTGATTCTCGACCTGCGCCGCCGCCATTTCGGCGACGGCGTAGTCGCGATCGACGGTGGCGCGAACGTCGGTGTGCATACGATCGAATGGTCGCGGCACATGTACGGATGGGGCGAGGTGCATTCGTTCGAAGCGCAGGAAGCTGTGTATTACGCGCTGGCCGGCAACATCGCGCTCAACAACTGCATGAATGTGCGGGCGCGGCTGGCGGCACTGGGCGAGAGCTGCGGAGAAATGAGCGTGCCGCGGCCGGACTATACGCGGCCCGCGAGCTTCGGCAGCCTGGAACTGCGTCAACGTGAAAATACCGAGGCCATCGGGCAGCCGATCTCTTACGACGCGCAGCACGGCGTCAAGGTGCCCGTGATCGATCTGCCTTCTTTGAATCTCGACCGACTGGACTTTTTGAAGCTCGACGTCGAAGGGATGGAAGTCGACGTGCTGCGGGGGGCACGCGCGGTGCTCGAACGACACCGCCCAGTCATGCTGATTGAAATGATCAAGTCTGATCGTGACGCGATTCAGACTTTTCTAACCGAACTCGGTTATCGTCAGTTCGACTATGGAATCGATCAACTGGCGATCCACGAATCCGACCCGACCTTGCAGCACATCCACCGAACCGAGAACGGCCTCGTTCTCGGTTGA
- a CDS encoding MetQ/NlpA family ABC transporter substrate-binding protein: MQRRTLIKVFSAALASAALVTSFGARADDKVIKVGTISGPDAQIWSVVQKVAKREGLNVKVIEFNDYVQPNAALDAGDLDANSFQHQPYLDSQIKQRGYKIVNAGLTYISPLGIYSKKLKSLKDLPQGAKVAVPNDPSNENRALLLLQSQGVIKLKAGAGTNGSNATPLDVADNPKKVKLIELDAAQLPRSLSDVDAAAINTNFALAAGLQPTKDAIALEDVHSPYANLIAVRIKDKDQPWVKKLVAAYQSEDVRQFIKTEFKGSVVPSF; this comes from the coding sequence ATGCAGCGCAGAACACTCATCAAGGTCTTTTCCGCAGCGCTCGCTTCGGCGGCGCTCGTCACGAGCTTCGGCGCACGCGCCGACGACAAGGTCATCAAGGTCGGCACGATCAGCGGCCCCGACGCGCAAATCTGGTCGGTAGTGCAGAAGGTCGCGAAGCGCGAAGGCCTGAACGTGAAGGTCATCGAGTTCAACGATTACGTGCAGCCGAACGCCGCGCTCGACGCGGGCGATCTCGACGCGAACAGCTTCCAGCATCAGCCGTATCTCGACAGCCAGATCAAGCAGCGCGGCTACAAGATCGTCAACGCCGGTCTGACCTACATCTCGCCGCTCGGCATCTACTCGAAGAAGCTGAAGTCGCTGAAGGATTTGCCGCAAGGCGCAAAGGTCGCGGTGCCGAACGATCCGTCGAATGAAAATCGCGCATTGCTGCTGTTGCAGTCGCAAGGCGTGATCAAGCTGAAGGCGGGCGCGGGCACGAACGGCAGCAACGCGACGCCGCTCGATGTCGCCGACAATCCGAAGAAGGTGAAGCTGATCGAACTGGACGCAGCGCAATTGCCGCGTTCGCTCTCCGACGTCGATGCCGCCGCGATCAACACGAACTTTGCGCTGGCAGCGGGCCTGCAGCCGACCAAAGACGCAATCGCGCTCGAAGACGTCCACAGCCCGTACGCGAACCTGATCGCCGTGCGCATCAAGGACAAGGATCAGCCGTGGGTGAAGAAGCTGGTTGCGGCGTATCAGTCGGAAGACGTGCGCCAGTTCATCAAGACGGAGTTCAAGGGTTCGGTCGTGCCGTCGTTCTAA
- a CDS encoding bifunctional helix-turn-helix transcriptional regulator/GNAT family N-acetyltransferase: protein MNDPAIVRAEAVRHFNRFYTQHIGALHEHLQKSPYSLTEVRVMHELSRSEHQTAAALARNLGIDSGYLSRLLSSFERRNLISRRTSEIDARQSLVSLTEAGLAAYQPLDTAALDEVGAVLARLAPHSQDQLIRAMKLIERLLDERPRHSIVTLRAPRAGEYGWLVSRQAQLFAYGHGWDHTFEALLAQQAARFAQGHDTLREICWVAEQDGLIVGSALVAAASDMQASVRMLYVEPDVRRLGIGTQLINECVRFAKRTGYRTLSVESESSLDDARRLVTQAGFTLVSTAPERRFGRDLVIEQWERAL, encoded by the coding sequence GTGAACGATCCCGCTATAGTCCGGGCGGAAGCCGTCCGCCATTTCAATCGTTTTTACACGCAGCACATCGGGGCGCTGCACGAACATCTGCAGAAAAGCCCGTATTCGCTGACCGAGGTACGGGTCATGCACGAACTGTCGCGCAGCGAGCATCAGACGGCGGCGGCGCTCGCGCGCAATCTCGGCATCGACAGCGGCTATCTGAGCCGGCTGCTATCGAGCTTCGAGCGGCGCAACCTGATTTCGCGGCGGACGTCGGAGATCGACGCGCGCCAGTCGCTCGTGTCGTTGACCGAGGCGGGGCTTGCCGCGTACCAGCCGCTCGACACCGCCGCGCTCGACGAGGTCGGCGCCGTTCTTGCGCGGCTCGCGCCGCATTCGCAGGATCAACTGATCCGCGCGATGAAGCTGATCGAGCGCCTGCTCGACGAGCGGCCGCGGCATAGCATCGTCACGCTGCGCGCGCCGCGCGCGGGCGAATACGGTTGGCTGGTGTCGCGCCAGGCGCAGCTGTTCGCATACGGCCATGGCTGGGATCACACATTCGAAGCGCTGCTCGCGCAGCAGGCCGCGCGCTTTGCGCAAGGTCACGACACGTTGCGCGAAATCTGCTGGGTCGCGGAACAGGATGGCTTGATCGTCGGATCGGCGCTCGTCGCGGCGGCATCCGACATGCAGGCGAGTGTGCGTATGCTGTATGTCGAACCGGACGTGCGGCGGCTCGGCATCGGCACGCAACTGATCAACGAATGCGTGCGCTTCGCCAAGCGCACGGGATATCGGACGCTCTCCGTCGAAAGCGAGAGTTCGCTCGACGACGCTCGGCGGCTCGTTACGCAGGCTGGCTTTACGCTGGTATCGACGGCACCCGAGCGGCGCTTTGGGCGCGATCTCGTCATCGAGCAATGGGAGCGCGCACTATAG
- a CDS encoding GntR family transcriptional regulator gives METRWSALTPDVHNVTPLYLQLARNLATAIHCGVWSAGEALPSERSLSDAIGVSRITARKAIALLVEQGLIRRARGAGSFITPRVEDPLSRLTGFTKKMEQRGFRPDSIWLEREVRSATRDEIVHLGLSPGASVASLRRLRRADGIVMAVEHSSLPVSIVSDPLAIGGSLYSYLEQRGLPVVRALQHFRAVNASSEIATLMDLEQGSALLLITRVGYSADQRAIELTDTYCRDDYYDFVAELRL, from the coding sequence ATGGAAACCCGTTGGTCCGCACTGACACCTGACGTCCACAACGTCACGCCGCTCTACCTGCAGCTCGCCCGCAATCTGGCGACGGCGATCCATTGCGGCGTGTGGTCTGCGGGTGAAGCACTGCCGTCGGAGCGCTCGTTGTCCGATGCGATCGGCGTGTCGCGTATCACGGCGCGCAAGGCGATTGCGCTGCTGGTCGAGCAAGGCTTGATCCGGCGCGCGCGTGGCGCCGGCAGCTTCATCACGCCGCGCGTCGAAGATCCGCTGTCGCGTCTCACCGGCTTCACGAAGAAGATGGAGCAGCGTGGCTTCCGCCCGGATTCGATATGGCTCGAACGCGAGGTCCGCAGCGCGACGCGCGACGAGATCGTGCATCTGGGGCTGTCGCCGGGCGCGTCCGTCGCGAGCCTGCGCCGCCTGCGCCGCGCCGACGGCATCGTGATGGCGGTCGAGCATTCGTCGCTGCCCGTGTCGATCGTGTCCGATCCGCTGGCCATCGGCGGCTCGCTCTACAGCTACCTCGAACAGCGCGGCTTGCCAGTCGTGCGCGCGCTGCAGCACTTTCGCGCCGTCAACGCGTCGAGCGAGATCGCCACGCTGATGGACCTCGAACAAGGCAGCGCACTGCTGCTGATCACGCGCGTGGGCTACAGCGCGGATCAGCGCGCCATCGAACTCACCGATACCTATTGCCGGGACGACTACTACGACTTCGTCGCTGAACTGCGGCTGTGA
- the nagA gene encoding N-acetylglucosamine-6-phosphate deacetylase: MLTGNILTPEGWIHGTIESANGRITAITGNAADPSTNDAPYILPGFIDLHVHGGGGADVMEAGNAIEAITRTHARFGTTSLLATTMTAPRDELMAVVAGLGDVAKNRVPGGARVLGVHLEGPYINPGKLGAQPDAAVSAVLDEVLKYLSIAPIRVVTIAPEISGHMEIISEINARGVRVQLGHSLGTYDDAVAAMKHGARSFTHLFNAMSPLHHRNPGMVGAALAHAEYAEIIPDLLHVHPGAIRAAMRAIPRLYVVTDSTSATGMPDGEYRLGSQHVTKCLGGVRLADGTLAGSTLTMDQALRNLVSLGLPMADVSNRMSRFAADYLGLEDRGRLARGAWADIVVFDRELALTATYVEGESIVEYA, translated from the coding sequence ATGCTGACCGGAAACATACTCACCCCCGAAGGCTGGATCCACGGCACGATCGAATCCGCAAACGGCCGCATCACGGCCATCACGGGCAACGCCGCCGATCCGTCGACCAACGACGCGCCGTACATCCTGCCCGGCTTCATCGACCTGCACGTGCATGGCGGCGGTGGCGCCGACGTGATGGAAGCGGGCAACGCGATCGAGGCGATTACGCGCACGCATGCGCGCTTCGGCACGACGAGCCTGCTCGCCACCACGATGACGGCGCCGCGCGACGAGCTGATGGCCGTCGTCGCGGGTCTCGGCGACGTCGCGAAGAACCGCGTGCCTGGCGGCGCGCGCGTGCTCGGCGTGCATCTCGAAGGTCCGTATATCAACCCCGGCAAGCTCGGCGCGCAACCTGACGCAGCCGTGTCGGCCGTGCTCGACGAAGTGTTGAAGTATCTGTCGATCGCTCCTATCCGCGTTGTCACGATCGCGCCGGAAATCTCCGGCCACATGGAGATCATCTCCGAGATCAACGCGCGCGGCGTGCGCGTGCAGCTCGGCCACTCGCTCGGTACATACGACGACGCAGTCGCCGCGATGAAGCACGGCGCGCGCAGCTTCACGCATCTGTTCAACGCGATGTCGCCGCTGCATCACCGCAATCCGGGGATGGTCGGCGCGGCGCTCGCGCATGCCGAATACGCGGAAATCATTCCCGACCTGCTGCACGTCCATCCGGGCGCGATCCGCGCCGCGATGCGCGCGATTCCGCGTCTCTATGTGGTGACGGACAGCACGTCGGCGACGGGCATGCCCGACGGCGAATATCGCCTCGGCAGCCAGCACGTGACGAAGTGCCTCGGCGGCGTGCGCCTTGCCGACGGCACGCTCGCAGGCAGCACGCTGACGATGGATCAGGCGCTGCGCAACCTCGTATCGCTCGGCCTGCCAATGGCCGATGTGTCAAACCGTATGTCCCGTTTCGCCGCCGACTATCTCGGCCTGGAAGACCGCGGCCGTCTCGCGCGCGGCGCGTGGGCAGACATCGTCGTGTTCGATCGCGAACTGGCGTTGACGGCGACTTACGTCGAAGGAGAATCGATTGTCGAATATGCTTAA
- a CDS encoding SIS domain-containing protein, whose amino-acid sequence MLKEALASADVVAAQLNDTSRVEALAARLAQEPRHVALTVARGSSDHAASYFASLTMSRVGLPVASLPMSVATLQQAPLQVRNQLALGFSQSGKSPDLVGTMQALREAGALTVAAVNVPDSPLEAACEFYLPLLAGPELSVAATKSYIAMLSVSAQLVAHWQKDEALLDGLKSLPDALRRAGALDWSKAVDELRDAERMIVIGRGLGLAIAQEAALKLKETSGIQAEAFSSAEVRHGPMELIDRDYPLLVFAPRGPEQAGLLQLARDMQARGARVLLAAPDDVPEATLPLVSTAHAALDPIAAILSFYVMAAGLAAARGRNPDAPRHLMKVTETH is encoded by the coding sequence ATGCTTAAAGAGGCGCTGGCGTCCGCTGACGTGGTCGCCGCGCAACTCAACGATACCTCGCGCGTGGAAGCGCTCGCGGCCCGGCTCGCACAGGAGCCGCGTCACGTCGCGCTGACGGTGGCGCGCGGCAGCTCGGATCACGCGGCGAGTTACTTCGCCTCGCTGACGATGAGCCGCGTCGGCCTGCCCGTCGCGTCGCTGCCGATGTCCGTCGCGACCCTTCAACAAGCGCCGCTGCAGGTGCGCAATCAGCTTGCGCTCGGGTTTTCGCAATCGGGCAAGAGCCCCGATCTGGTCGGCACGATGCAGGCGCTGCGCGAAGCGGGTGCGCTGACCGTGGCCGCTGTCAACGTGCCAGATTCACCACTCGAAGCAGCGTGCGAGTTCTATCTGCCGTTGCTCGCCGGTCCCGAACTGAGCGTTGCGGCGACCAAGAGCTATATCGCGATGCTGTCGGTGTCTGCGCAACTCGTCGCGCACTGGCAGAAGGACGAAGCGTTGCTCGACGGCCTGAAGTCGCTGCCGGACGCACTGCGCCGCGCGGGCGCACTCGACTGGTCGAAGGCCGTCGATGAACTGCGCGACGCCGAACGCATGATCGTGATCGGCCGTGGTCTGGGCCTCGCGATCGCGCAGGAAGCGGCGTTGAAGCTGAAGGAAACGTCGGGCATTCAGGCCGAAGCGTTTTCGAGCGCAGAAGTGCGTCACGGCCCGATGGAACTGATCGACCGCGACTATCCGCTGCTCGTGTTCGCCCCGCGCGGACCGGAACAGGCGGGGCTGCTGCAACTCGCACGCGACATGCAGGCGCGCGGCGCTCGCGTGCTGCTCGCCGCACCGGACGACGTACCCGAAGCCACCTTGCCGCTCGTATCGACGGCGCACGCGGCGCTCGATCCGATTGCCGCAATCCTTTCTTTCTATGTGATGGCTGCCGGCCTCGCCGCCGCTCGCGGACGCAATCCTGATGCGCCGCGCCATCTGATGAAAGTCACCGAAACTCATTGA